Part of the Vulgatibacter sp. genome is shown below.
AGGCGCGCTGGACCCGAACGTGGTCGTCCAGGAGCTGCGGGAGGGCACGGCTGCGAGGCCTGCCCAGCGGCTGGTGGATGCGAAGGTGCGTTCGGTCGGCGGCGGCACGCGGATCGACCTCGTCGCCGATGGCGGAGTCGGTACTTACGAGCTGGTGGAGCTGGCGAATCCGCCGCGCCTCGCCCTCGACCTGCATGGCGTGAAGATTGCGCCACGTTCGGGCAAGTCGCTCGGTGCAGGCTCGATCCGCGGCGTCCGCTACGGCGAGCACGAGGGCAAGGTCCGTGTGGTCATCGACGCCGCTGCCGATGCGCCGATGCCGAAGTATCGGATCGACCGCACGGCGAATGGGCTCGCGGTTCGGTTCGAGGGAGCGGCGGTGGCCGTAGCCCCTGCCGAGGCGCCGAAGGCCGGCCGTGTCGTGGTCCGGGACGTGGCGTTTGCGGGAGAGGGGGCCTCGCAGGTGGTCGGCGTCGAGCTCTCGAAGCTCGCCGGCTACGAGGTCACCCGTCCCGATGCCAACACCGCCGTGCTCACCGTGAAGGGGGCGACGCTCCCCGCGGAGCTGGTGCGCTCCCTCGACACCGCCGCGTTCAACGGCCCGGTGCGCACAGTCTCCTCTTTCGTCGACGCCCGCGATGGCTCGGTGAAGGTGGTGGTCTCCCTCGCGCAGGCTGCCGAGGACAAGGTCTCGGTTCAGGGCTCGAAGCTCAGCTGGTCGTTCGATGCGAGCGCCCTCGCCGAAGTGATCGACGAGTCGGGTAGCGTGATTCGCAGCGCGCCGGTGACCGCCGCTGCGGCGCAGGTTGGGCAGGCGAGCAAGGGACAGTACACCGGCCGCCGCGTCTCCTTCGAGTTCAAGGATATCGACATCCACAATCTGCTCCGCGTGATTGCGGAGGTGTCGAAGCGGAACATCGTCGTTTCGGACGACGTGAAGGGCAAGATCACCGTTCGGCTTCGCAACGTGCCCTGGGACCAGGCTCTCGACCTGGTGCTCAAGACCAAGGGGCTCGGCAAGGAGACCACCGGCAACATCATTCGCATCGCGCCGATGCAGCAACTTGCGGCGGAGCGTGATGCCGCTGCCAAGGCTGCCGAAGCCCGGGAGAACTCCGAGCCACTCAAGGTTCGGATCATCCCGGTAAATTACGCTCTCGCGAAGGACGTCGAAGCCAAGGTCCAGGATCTGCTCACGAAGCGCGGCTCGGTGACGATCGACGACCGGACCAACACACTCATCGTCCGCGATATCCAGGACACCCTCGGCCGTGCCGAGAGTCTGGTGCGCACCCTCGATACCCAGACGCCGCAGGTGCTCATCTCGGCCCGCATCGTCGAGGCCTCCTCGAACTTCAGCCGCGATGTCGGCATCCAGTGGGGTGGAAACCTCACGGCTAGCTCCGCGCTGGGCAACAGCACGGGCCTCGCCTTCCCGGCGGAGGCTTCGGCCCGCGGCGGTGTGCCTGGGGCGTTCGGCGGTGGCTTCGGCGTGCCGACCCAGCCGAACTGGGCCGTCAGCCTCCCCGCTGCGATCGCCGAGAACCAGGGTGGCGGCATCGGCTTCTCCTTCGGCTCTGCAGGCAGCGCCGCGATGCTCAACATGCGGCTCACAGCGCTCGAAACCGAAGGTGTCCTGAAGACGGTTTCCGCTCCGAAGGTCACCACGCTCGACAACAAGGAAGCGATCATCGGGCAGGGCATCTCGATCCCCTTCTCCCAGGTCTCCGCTGCCGGCGTGAACACGGTCTTCGTCGAGGCGAAGCTCGAGCTGAAGGTTACGCCGCACGTGACCTCGGACGGCTCGGTGCTCCTCAAGATCAAGGCGACCAACAACCAGCCGAACGACACCCTCACCGGCGCCAACGGTCAGCCTTCGATCACCAAGCGCGAGGCCGAGACCGAGGTGCTCGTGAAGGACGGCGACACTACGGTCATCGGTGGCATCTACACCCGCAAGACCGCCGAGAACCTCGCCCAGGTCCCCTTCTTCGGCGACATCCCGATCCTTGGGTGGCTCTTCAAGAGCCGCAACGTGGTCGACGATCGCACCGAGCTGCTCATCTTCATCTCGCCGACCATCGTGAACCGTGACGCCTCGGTCGTCGTCGGCAACTGAGTCCCGTACGGAGTCTGCAATGCGGAAGAACCTGATTCGTATCGGTACGGCGCTCGCCGGCTTCATCGCGGCGACCCTCGGCCTTGCGGCCTGCGGCGTCGACAGCAGCCCCTCGATGACCATCGAGGGCTTCCACAGCATCAAGCTGGAGGCGGACGGCTGCACGTTCAACACCGACATTATGAGCACCGGCGGCACGTTCGACGCCGGGGCGTCTGCCCAGGGTGGCGGCGAATTCTTCACCTGGATGCGCATCCACAACTCGATGCAGTCGACCGCTAGCGACGAGGAGTGGGAGGAGCGCCAGGACACCAACTGGATCCAGCTCACCGAGGTTCGCATCCGCTACCAGAACAAGGGTGCGTGGTCCTTCCTCCCGGCGAAGCGCACGATCCCCACCGGCATCGTGATCGACAGCTCGGCTGAGCTCTACAAGTCGGTCGCTCCCTTCGACCAGGCGATGGCGCAGCTGATGATCGACGGCGCGAACGGTGTCGCTTCGCCCATCCCGAACCCGGGTGACTGCGCCGACCTGATCGTCACGATGCAGGCTGCCGGCGTGATGGGCGACGGCAGCGACATCGAGTCGAACGAGATCGACTACACCGTCTCGATCTGCAACCAGGTCGTGGGCTGCCCCGCCGGCTGGATCCCCACGGGCTGCTCCTTCGTCCAGCCCGACGGCTTCACCTGCGAGGAGCCCGAGGCTCCGACCGGCGGCTGATCGCACCACACGCCGTACCCACCACCGCCCGGGCTGCTTGACGCGGCGCCGGGCGGTTCTGTAGCTTGCGCCCGCGTTTGGCGCCGGGAGGGAGCCTGGATGGGGTTTCGCGAGAGCCTCGAAGAGGTGTGCGCAGTCGAGGGTGCGGTCGCTGCCAGCGTGATGGGCTTCGACGGCATCGCCATCGACACCGTGACGCCAGCTGCGCCCAGCGTGGACCTCGAGGCGCTGCTGGTCGAGTACGGCGGCATCCTCTCCCACGTGAAGCAGGCCGCCGAGATCCTCCAGACCGGCAAGGTGAACGAGCTCTCGGTGGGCACCGACCGCCTCACCACGCTCCTACGCCCGATCAACCCCGAGTACTTCCTCGTCCTGGCGATGACGCCGGACGGGAACCACGGGAAAGGTCGCTACCTGCTCCGCGTTAACGCTCCCAGGCTGCAAAACGAGTTTTGATCGGGTAAAGGGCTCAATCCTGCCCGGCAGTCAACCGGCCGGCCCACCGCGCATCCCGCGGGGCCGGCCCTGTAGATCCGAGGAAGCCGCCAAAGGCTCCCCGCACGAGAGGCTCAGATGGCCGACATCATCGATACCAGCGCGTTCCGGAACGGTCTCAAGATCGAGATCGACGATCATCCGTACGAAATCGTCGAGTTCCAGCACGTGAAGCCGGGCAAGGGCGCGGCCTTCGTGCGGACCAAGTACAAGTCGCTGCTGAACGGCAACACCCTCGAGAAGAACTTCCGCTCCGGCGACAAGTTCGTGAAGCCCGACATCGAGGAGAAGTCGATGCAGTTCCTCTACAAGGAGGGCAGCGACTACCACTTCATGGAGCAGAAGACCTTCGAGCAGACCTTCGTTCCCGAGGAGAACCTGGGCGACGCGAAGAACTTCATGAAGGAGAACACCGACGTCCAGATCCTCTTCTACCGGGGCAAGGCGATCGGCGTCTCGGTGCCGAACTCGATGGACCTCAAGATCGTCAAGTGCGACCCGGGCATGAAGGGCGACACGGTCACCGGCGCGATGAAGCCTGCGACCCTGGAGACGGGCTTCGTGGTCAACGTGCCGCTCTTCATCGAAGAGGGCGAGACGATCAAGATCGACACCCGCTCCGGCCAGTACCTCACCCGCGTCACCGGCTGATCAGAAGCCGACGCTGGAAGAGAGAAGGGCGGACCTGCTCGCACCCCGAGCGGCTCCGCCCTTCGTCGTTCCTCCCGCCCGCAAGCTCCCGCCCTCCTGCAGCGCTCCCGCCCGCAAAGCGCACGCCAAGAATGACGCACCGCGTCCCCTAACCCCGCGCCGCGGCTGCGGTTTGCGCAACAAAACGCTGGCGCCCACGGCGTCCCTCCGTAGAATGCGCGCCCTGTAACGACTGCCGGCCGGCGCCCCCGCGCCACGAGGCCGCGTCTCCGCAGGAGGGGACCTTGGACGTCGAAAAGCTCAAAGCGATCGTCGCCGCGCTGGAAGGCACGGAGATCACCCGCTTCGACTACAAAAACGGCGAGGAGCGCCTCCTCATCCGCCGTGGCCACGAGCCGATCTACACCCACGTCGCTGCGCCCACGATGCAGATGGCGACGCCGATGCCCGCGCCTTCCGCCGGCTCGATGCCCTCGAGCCCCGGCATGGCCGCTGCCCCCG
Proteins encoded:
- the pilQ gene encoding type IV pilus secretin PilQ; the encoded protein is MSQVFNKVGAAVGAAVLLLAAGAGAAGALDPNVVVQELREGTAARPAQRLVDAKVRSVGGGTRIDLVADGGVGTYELVELANPPRLALDLHGVKIAPRSGKSLGAGSIRGVRYGEHEGKVRVVIDAAADAPMPKYRIDRTANGLAVRFEGAAVAVAPAEAPKAGRVVVRDVAFAGEGASQVVGVELSKLAGYEVTRPDANTAVLTVKGATLPAELVRSLDTAAFNGPVRTVSSFVDARDGSVKVVVSLAQAAEDKVSVQGSKLSWSFDASALAEVIDESGSVIRSAPVTAAAAQVGQASKGQYTGRRVSFEFKDIDIHNLLRVIAEVSKRNIVVSDDVKGKITVRLRNVPWDQALDLVLKTKGLGKETTGNIIRIAPMQQLAAERDAAAKAAEARENSEPLKVRIIPVNYALAKDVEAKVQDLLTKRGSVTIDDRTNTLIVRDIQDTLGRAESLVRTLDTQTPQVLISARIVEASSNFSRDVGIQWGGNLTASSALGNSTGLAFPAEASARGGVPGAFGGGFGVPTQPNWAVSLPAAIAENQGGGIGFSFGSAGSAAMLNMRLTALETEGVLKTVSAPKVTTLDNKEAIIGQGISIPFSQVSAAGVNTVFVEAKLELKVTPHVTSDGSVLLKIKATNNQPNDTLTGANGQPSITKREAETEVLVKDGDTTVIGGIYTRKTAENLAQVPFFGDIPILGWLFKSRNVVDDRTELLIFISPTIVNRDASVVVGN
- a CDS encoding roadblock/LC7 domain-containing protein; amino-acid sequence: MGFRESLEEVCAVEGAVAASVMGFDGIAIDTVTPAAPSVDLEALLVEYGGILSHVKQAAEILQTGKVNELSVGTDRLTTLLRPINPEYFLVLAMTPDGNHGKGRYLLRVNAPRLQNEF
- the efp gene encoding elongation factor P — its product is MADIIDTSAFRNGLKIEIDDHPYEIVEFQHVKPGKGAAFVRTKYKSLLNGNTLEKNFRSGDKFVKPDIEEKSMQFLYKEGSDYHFMEQKTFEQTFVPEENLGDAKNFMKENTDVQILFYRGKAIGVSVPNSMDLKIVKCDPGMKGDTVTGAMKPATLETGFVVNVPLFIEEGETIKIDTRSGQYLTRVTG